One genomic region from Equus asinus isolate D_3611 breed Donkey chromosome 8, EquAss-T2T_v2, whole genome shotgun sequence encodes:
- the FOXN4 gene encoding forkhead box protein N4 isoform X1, giving the protein MIESDISSMMSGIIRNSGQHRHPPPQEYRLLATSSDDDLPGDLQSLSWLTAVDVPRLQQMASGRVDLGGPSAPHPHPGALAGAADLHVGATPGPLLHGPAGMGPQGVLGLGPLASHGANVSATTWVRSNRSISQAGVPPTLTLCLLFSWSQQMSQFPVGGQPSPRLQDPPQLYSPASQPQFPLPLGAQQCPPVGLCGPPFGARPPYPQPRGAVHSSQDLHPKHYPKPIYSYSCLIAMALKSSKTGSLPVSEIYSFMKEHFPYFKTAPDGWKNSVRHNLSLNKCFEKVENKMGGSSRKGCLWALNLARIDKMEEEMHKWKRKDLAAIHRSMANPEELDKLISDRPESCRRPGKPGEPEAPVLTHATTVAMAHGCLAVSQLPPQPLMTLSLQSVPLHHQVQPQAHLAPDSPAPAQTPPLHALPDLSPSPCPHPAMGRAPVDFINISTDMSTEVDALDPSIMDFALQGNLWEEMKEEGFSLDALGAFADSPLGCELGASGLTSVSGGSHQSFPDSQGTGLYATYSTPDSVAASAAASPSQYLGAPGNKPIALL; this is encoded by the exons GCTCCTGGCCACCAGCAGTGATGATGACCTTCCTGGGGACCTGCAGTCGTTGTCGTGGCTCACAGCGGTGGACGTGCCGCGGCTGCAGCAGATGGCGAGTGGCCGTGTGGACCTGGGCGGCCCCAGTGCACCACACCCACACCCAG GAGCCTTGGCTGGGGCAGCTGACCTGCATGTGGGAGCCACCCCAGGTCCCCTGCTCCACGGCCCGGCTGGCATGGGCCCCCAAGGCGTGCTGGGCTTGGGCCCCTTGGCCAGCCATGGAGCCAACGTAAGTGCTACCACATGGGTCCGAAGCAACAGGAGTATCTCCCAGGCTGGGGTGCCCCCCACCCTGaccctctgtctcctcttctcctggTCCCAGCAGATGAGCCAGTTCCCTGTGGGGGGCCAGCCCTCACCCCGTCTGCAGGACCCTCCACAGCTGTACTCTCCCGCCTCCCAACCACAGTTCCCGCTCCCCCTGGGCGCCCAGCAG TGCCCTCCTGTGGGCCTGTGTGGCCCCCCATTTGGGGCACGGcctccctacccccagccccgcggggccgtgcatTCATCCCAGGACCTGCACCCCAAACACTACCCCAAGCCCATCTACTCGTACAG CTGTCTGATCGCCATGGCCCTGAAGAGCAGCAAGACTGGCAGCCTGCCTGTGAGCGAGATCTACAGCTTTATGAAGGAGCACTTCCCCTACTTCAAG ACGGCTCCCGACGGCTGGAAGAACTCGGTACGGCACAACCTGTCGCTGAACAAGTGCTTCGAGAAGGTGGAGAACAAGATGGGCGGCTCCTCGCGCAAGGGCTGCCTGTGGGCCCTGAACCTGGCGCGCATTGacaagatggaggaggagatgcACAAGTGGAAGCGGAAAGACCTGGCCGCCATCCACCGGAGCATGGCCAACCCCG AGGAGCTAGACAAGCTGATCTCAGACCGGCCAGAGAGCTGCCGACGCCCTGGCAAGCCGGGGGAGCCCGAGGCCCCTGTGCTGACCCACGCCACCACAGTGGCCATGGCCCATGGCTGCCTGGCTGTCTCCCAGCTGCCGCCCCAGCCCCTGATGACTCTGTCCCTGCAGTCAGTGCCCCTGCACCACCAGGTCCAGCCCCAAGCACATCTGGCCCCAGACTCTCCCGCCCCAGCCCAGACCCCGCCCCTGCACGCCCTGCCGGACCTGAGCCCTAGCCCTTGCCCACACCCCGCCATGGGAAGGGCCCCTGTGGACTTCATCAACATCAGCACCGACATGAGCACCGAGGTGGATGCCCTGGACCCCAGCATCATGGACTTCGCTCTGCAGG GGAACCTCTGGGAGGAGATGAAGGAGGAGGGCTTCAGCCTGGACGCGCTGGGGGCCTTCGCGGACTCCCCACTCGGCTGCGAGCTGGGGGCCTCAGGCCTGACCTCCGTCTCTGGCGGCAGCCACCAGTCCTTCCCAGACTCGCAGGGAACGGGTCTGTACGCCACATACTCGACCCCCGACAGTGTGGCCGCGTCCGCTGCCGCCTCCCCATCTCAGTACCTGGGCGCCCCAGGGAACAAGCCCATAGCCCTCCTTTGA
- the FOXN4 gene encoding forkhead box protein N4 isoform X2 produces the protein MIESDISSMMSGIIRNSGQHRHPPPQEYRLLATSSDDDLPGDLQSLSWLTAVDVPRLQQMASGRVDLGGPSAPHPHPGALAGAADLHVGATPGPLLHGPAGMGPQGVLGLGPLASHGANQMSQFPVGGQPSPRLQDPPQLYSPASQPQFPLPLGAQQCPPVGLCGPPFGARPPYPQPRGAVHSSQDLHPKHYPKPIYSYSCLIAMALKSSKTGSLPVSEIYSFMKEHFPYFKTAPDGWKNSVRHNLSLNKCFEKVENKMGGSSRKGCLWALNLARIDKMEEEMHKWKRKDLAAIHRSMANPEELDKLISDRPESCRRPGKPGEPEAPVLTHATTVAMAHGCLAVSQLPPQPLMTLSLQSVPLHHQVQPQAHLAPDSPAPAQTPPLHALPDLSPSPCPHPAMGRAPVDFINISTDMSTEVDALDPSIMDFALQGNLWEEMKEEGFSLDALGAFADSPLGCELGASGLTSVSGGSHQSFPDSQGTGLYATYSTPDSVAASAAASPSQYLGAPGNKPIALL, from the exons GCTCCTGGCCACCAGCAGTGATGATGACCTTCCTGGGGACCTGCAGTCGTTGTCGTGGCTCACAGCGGTGGACGTGCCGCGGCTGCAGCAGATGGCGAGTGGCCGTGTGGACCTGGGCGGCCCCAGTGCACCACACCCACACCCAG GAGCCTTGGCTGGGGCAGCTGACCTGCATGTGGGAGCCACCCCAGGTCCCCTGCTCCACGGCCCGGCTGGCATGGGCCCCCAAGGCGTGCTGGGCTTGGGCCCCTTGGCCAGCCATGGAGCCAAC CAGATGAGCCAGTTCCCTGTGGGGGGCCAGCCCTCACCCCGTCTGCAGGACCCTCCACAGCTGTACTCTCCCGCCTCCCAACCACAGTTCCCGCTCCCCCTGGGCGCCCAGCAG TGCCCTCCTGTGGGCCTGTGTGGCCCCCCATTTGGGGCACGGcctccctacccccagccccgcggggccgtgcatTCATCCCAGGACCTGCACCCCAAACACTACCCCAAGCCCATCTACTCGTACAG CTGTCTGATCGCCATGGCCCTGAAGAGCAGCAAGACTGGCAGCCTGCCTGTGAGCGAGATCTACAGCTTTATGAAGGAGCACTTCCCCTACTTCAAG ACGGCTCCCGACGGCTGGAAGAACTCGGTACGGCACAACCTGTCGCTGAACAAGTGCTTCGAGAAGGTGGAGAACAAGATGGGCGGCTCCTCGCGCAAGGGCTGCCTGTGGGCCCTGAACCTGGCGCGCATTGacaagatggaggaggagatgcACAAGTGGAAGCGGAAAGACCTGGCCGCCATCCACCGGAGCATGGCCAACCCCG AGGAGCTAGACAAGCTGATCTCAGACCGGCCAGAGAGCTGCCGACGCCCTGGCAAGCCGGGGGAGCCCGAGGCCCCTGTGCTGACCCACGCCACCACAGTGGCCATGGCCCATGGCTGCCTGGCTGTCTCCCAGCTGCCGCCCCAGCCCCTGATGACTCTGTCCCTGCAGTCAGTGCCCCTGCACCACCAGGTCCAGCCCCAAGCACATCTGGCCCCAGACTCTCCCGCCCCAGCCCAGACCCCGCCCCTGCACGCCCTGCCGGACCTGAGCCCTAGCCCTTGCCCACACCCCGCCATGGGAAGGGCCCCTGTGGACTTCATCAACATCAGCACCGACATGAGCACCGAGGTGGATGCCCTGGACCCCAGCATCATGGACTTCGCTCTGCAGG GGAACCTCTGGGAGGAGATGAAGGAGGAGGGCTTCAGCCTGGACGCGCTGGGGGCCTTCGCGGACTCCCCACTCGGCTGCGAGCTGGGGGCCTCAGGCCTGACCTCCGTCTCTGGCGGCAGCCACCAGTCCTTCCCAGACTCGCAGGGAACGGGTCTGTACGCCACATACTCGACCCCCGACAGTGTGGCCGCGTCCGCTGCCGCCTCCCCATCTCAGTACCTGGGCGCCCCAGGGAACAAGCCCATAGCCCTCCTTTGA
- the FOXN4 gene encoding forkhead box protein N4 isoform X3 → MIESDISSMMSGIIRNSGQHRHPPPQEYRLLATSSDDDLPGDLQSLSWLTAVDVPRLQQMASGRVDLGGPSAPHPHPGALAGAADLHVGATPGPLLHGPAGMGPQGVLGLGPLASHGANMSQFPVGGQPSPRLQDPPQLYSPASQPQFPLPLGAQQCPPVGLCGPPFGARPPYPQPRGAVHSSQDLHPKHYPKPIYSYSCLIAMALKSSKTGSLPVSEIYSFMKEHFPYFKTAPDGWKNSVRHNLSLNKCFEKVENKMGGSSRKGCLWALNLARIDKMEEEMHKWKRKDLAAIHRSMANPEELDKLISDRPESCRRPGKPGEPEAPVLTHATTVAMAHGCLAVSQLPPQPLMTLSLQSVPLHHQVQPQAHLAPDSPAPAQTPPLHALPDLSPSPCPHPAMGRAPVDFINISTDMSTEVDALDPSIMDFALQGNLWEEMKEEGFSLDALGAFADSPLGCELGASGLTSVSGGSHQSFPDSQGTGLYATYSTPDSVAASAAASPSQYLGAPGNKPIALL, encoded by the exons GCTCCTGGCCACCAGCAGTGATGATGACCTTCCTGGGGACCTGCAGTCGTTGTCGTGGCTCACAGCGGTGGACGTGCCGCGGCTGCAGCAGATGGCGAGTGGCCGTGTGGACCTGGGCGGCCCCAGTGCACCACACCCACACCCAG GAGCCTTGGCTGGGGCAGCTGACCTGCATGTGGGAGCCACCCCAGGTCCCCTGCTCCACGGCCCGGCTGGCATGGGCCCCCAAGGCGTGCTGGGCTTGGGCCCCTTGGCCAGCCATGGAGCCAAC ATGAGCCAGTTCCCTGTGGGGGGCCAGCCCTCACCCCGTCTGCAGGACCCTCCACAGCTGTACTCTCCCGCCTCCCAACCACAGTTCCCGCTCCCCCTGGGCGCCCAGCAG TGCCCTCCTGTGGGCCTGTGTGGCCCCCCATTTGGGGCACGGcctccctacccccagccccgcggggccgtgcatTCATCCCAGGACCTGCACCCCAAACACTACCCCAAGCCCATCTACTCGTACAG CTGTCTGATCGCCATGGCCCTGAAGAGCAGCAAGACTGGCAGCCTGCCTGTGAGCGAGATCTACAGCTTTATGAAGGAGCACTTCCCCTACTTCAAG ACGGCTCCCGACGGCTGGAAGAACTCGGTACGGCACAACCTGTCGCTGAACAAGTGCTTCGAGAAGGTGGAGAACAAGATGGGCGGCTCCTCGCGCAAGGGCTGCCTGTGGGCCCTGAACCTGGCGCGCATTGacaagatggaggaggagatgcACAAGTGGAAGCGGAAAGACCTGGCCGCCATCCACCGGAGCATGGCCAACCCCG AGGAGCTAGACAAGCTGATCTCAGACCGGCCAGAGAGCTGCCGACGCCCTGGCAAGCCGGGGGAGCCCGAGGCCCCTGTGCTGACCCACGCCACCACAGTGGCCATGGCCCATGGCTGCCTGGCTGTCTCCCAGCTGCCGCCCCAGCCCCTGATGACTCTGTCCCTGCAGTCAGTGCCCCTGCACCACCAGGTCCAGCCCCAAGCACATCTGGCCCCAGACTCTCCCGCCCCAGCCCAGACCCCGCCCCTGCACGCCCTGCCGGACCTGAGCCCTAGCCCTTGCCCACACCCCGCCATGGGAAGGGCCCCTGTGGACTTCATCAACATCAGCACCGACATGAGCACCGAGGTGGATGCCCTGGACCCCAGCATCATGGACTTCGCTCTGCAGG GGAACCTCTGGGAGGAGATGAAGGAGGAGGGCTTCAGCCTGGACGCGCTGGGGGCCTTCGCGGACTCCCCACTCGGCTGCGAGCTGGGGGCCTCAGGCCTGACCTCCGTCTCTGGCGGCAGCCACCAGTCCTTCCCAGACTCGCAGGGAACGGGTCTGTACGCCACATACTCGACCCCCGACAGTGTGGCCGCGTCCGCTGCCGCCTCCCCATCTCAGTACCTGGGCGCCCCAGGGAACAAGCCCATAGCCCTCCTTTGA